In Arachis hypogaea cultivar Tifrunner chromosome 17, arahy.Tifrunner.gnm2.J5K5, whole genome shotgun sequence, a single window of DNA contains:
- the LOC112766740 gene encoding protein ALP1-like, with protein MKIQTFQRPTIPLNLQMKNKKKTKKLKGAIVSSFLVRHHNFEEQSHQTRRKKPRATPAAPPQHRRLWVKDRSGAWWDECNSPEFPEQEFRKAFRMGRATFDSICDDLNSVIAKEDTTLRNAIPVRQRVAVCLWRLATGDPLRIVSKRFGLGISTCHKLVLEVCSAIKTVLMPKYLQWPNEDYSLRKLKNEFESVSGIPNVVGSMYTSHVPIIAPKISVAAYFNKKHTERNQKTSYSITVQGVVDPKGVFTDVCIGWPGSMNDDQVLEKSALFQRANNGGLPKGLWIVGGSGYPLMDWVLVPYTQHNLTWTQHAFNDKIGEVQKIAKDAFERLKSRWCCLQKRTEVKLQDLPVVLGACCVLHNICELRDEEMDPDLKFDLVDDEMVPEVALRSMSSMKARDAIAHNLLHHGLAGTSFFN; from the coding sequence ATGAAAATCCAAACTTTTCAGAGACCCACAATTCCTCTTAACCTTCaaatgaagaacaagaagaagaccaagaAACTTAAGGGCGCTATCGTTTCTTCGTTCTTAGTCCGCCACCACAATTTCGAAGAACAATCCCACCAAACCAGGAGAAAAAAGCCACGTGCCACGCCAGCAGCTCCACCGCAGCACCGCCGGCTGTGGGTGAAGGACCGTTCCGGAGCGTGGTGGGACGAATGCAACAGCCCCGAATTCCCCGAACAAGAGTTCAGAAAAGCGTTCAGAATGGGAAGAGCAACGTTCGATTCGATCTGCGACGACCTCAATTCGGTGATTGCCAAAGAAGACACCACCTTGAGGAACGCGATTCCGGTACGGCAGCGTGTGGCGGTTTGCCTGTGGAGGTTGGCCACCGGTGACCCTCTGAGAATCGTTTCGAAAAGGTTCGGTTTGGGAATCTCAACTTGCCATAAGCTTGTTCTTGAGGTTTGCAGCGCCATCAAAACGGTTCTTATGCCAAAGTATTTGCAGTGGCCCAATGAAGATTATTCTTTGAGGAAGCTGAAGAATGAGTTTGAATCTGTTTCAGGGATTCCCAACGTTGTGGGATCTATGTACACATCACATGTTCCCATTATTGCCCCAAAGATCAGTGTTGCTGCTTATTTCAACAAGAAGCACACTGAGAGGAACCAGAAGACTAGTTACTCTATCACTGTTCAGGGTGTTGTTGATCCCAAAGGGGTTTTCACTGATGTTTGCATTGGTTGGCCTGGTTCAATGAATGATGATCAGGTTTTGGAAAAGTCTGCACTTTTTCAGAGAGCTAATAATGGGGGTTTACCTAAGGGTCTTTGGATTGTTGGAGGTTCAGGGTACCCTTTGATGGATTGGGTTTTGGTGCCTTATACTCAGCACAATTTGACTTGGACACAGCATGCTTTCAATGACAAGATTGGAGAGGTTCAGAAGATTGCTAAGGATGCTTTTGAGAGGTTGAAGAGTAGGTGGTGTTGCTTGCAGAAGAGGACTGAGGTCAAGCTTCAGGATTTGCCTGTTGTTCTTGGGGCTTGTTGTGTTTTGCATAATATTTGTGAGCTGAGGGATGAGGAGATGGATCCTGATCTCAAGTTTGATCTTGTTGATGATGAAATGGTGCCTGAGGTAGCTCTTAGATCCATGAGTTCCATGAAGGCAAGGGATGCAATTGCTCATAATCTTTTGCACCATGGACTAGCAGGGACTTCTTTCTTCAATTGA
- the LOC112767047 gene encoding U-box domain-containing protein 52-like isoform X1, with product MSSTFYDGKTPLAPNTTLVAVDKDKNSSYAFRWAVNHLDNPLVLAVHVKHKDNICSLRNDLVTVYEPDEDDVANVFGNLRGLCNRKAVQVKEAVIHESDVVRGIVEFASKNFIHTIVVGAPANKGAFSRILRGHQTDVPTALLKSAPDFSSVYVISKWKIVSVRSATRAIQHTLTPPRTPPRLWQSPPSTPTPSRIHHYPHSEPDMGGVRGIISFRDKPMSAGNSPLMGNTFEGTPPHLRHFSMDDCREISMDHNQTTNFSFSSEFSSASISSSTRDIDAEIRRLKQELQQTIDLYSTACKQAISAKKEAEMMRHLKMEGERRVEAIRMSQEAALAIAEREKARATAAWEMAEDAKKRAELETQRRRDAELKAAKEAEEKEMALTALAHTDMRCRRYTMEEIEAATEKFNPSRKIGEGGYGSVYKGDLENTPVAIKVLNPEAAQGRKQFQQEVEVLSCIRHPNMVLLLGACPESGCLVYEYMDNGTLEDRLFRKDNSPPMPWRLRFNIAADIATALLFLHQAKPEPIVHRDLKPANILLDRNYVTKIADIGLARLVPQSVVDNVTQYYMTSAAGTFCYIDPEYQQTGILTPKSDVYSLGVVLLQIITAKPAMGLSHHVRRAIAKEKFEDMLDPMLFDWPVEKALEFANLALACCELRKKDRPNLATVVLPELNRLREFGR from the exons ATGTCTTCCACGTTCTATGATGGTAAAACACCGTTAGCACCAAACACGACGTTGGTGGCCGTGGACAAAGATAAGAACAGTTCCTACGCATTTCGTTGGGCGGTTAATCATCTAGACAACCCTCTCGTCCTTGCCGTCCATGTCAAACACAAAGACAACATTTGTAGCC TTCGTAACGATCTCGTTACTGTTTATGAACCCGATGAAGACGATGTAGCCAATGTGTTCGGCAACTTACGTGGACTATGTAATCGAAAAGCT GTGCAAGTAAAAGAAGCCGTAATCCATGAAAGCGATGTTGTGAGAGGAATTGTGGAATTTGCAAGCAAGAATTTCATACACACTATTGTGGTTGGTGCACCAGCCAACAAGGGTGCTTTCTCaag AATATTGAGAGGGCATCAAACTGATGTGCCAACAGCATTGCTTAAATCAGCTCCAGATTTCAGTTCTGTATACGTGATTTCCAAATGGAAAATTGTGTCGGTTCGATCTGCAACACGTGCCATCCAACATACCCTTACCCCACCCAGAACTCCACCGCGGCTATGGCAATCACCACCCTCTACTCCTACTCCTTCCAGAATCCACCACTATCCACATAGTGAACCAGACATGGGAGGAGTAAG AGGAATAATCTCGTTCCGTGATAAGCCAATGAGTGCAGGAAATTCTCCATTAATGGGTAATACCTTTGAAGGAACACCTCCTCATCTACGACATTTCTCAATGGATGACTGTAGAGAAATATCAATGGATCACAACCAAACTACTAACTTCAGCTTCTCATCAGAATTCTCATCAGCCTCAATCTCTTCTTCTACT AGAGATATTGATGCAGAAATTAGAAGATTGAAGCAGGAACTGCAGCAAACTATAGACTTGTACAGCACAGCTTGCAAACAAGCCATCTCAGCCAAGAAAGAG GCTGAAATGATGCGGCATTTGAAAATGGAAGGGGAGAGAAGAGTTGAGGCGATTAGGATGTCTCAAGAGGCAGCTCTTGCCATTGCAGAAAGGGAGAAGGCAAGGGCCACGGCAGCATGGGAAATGGCAGAGGATGCGAAGAAGAGGGCTGAACTGGAAACACAGAGAAGAAGGGATGCAGAGTTGAAGGCGGCGAAAGAGGCagaggagaaggagatggcactAACTGCTTTGGCTCACACCGATATGCGATGCAGAAGATACACCATGGAGGAGATTGAAGCAGCTACAGAGAAGTTCAACCCTTCAAGAAAAATTGGAGAAGGTGGATATGGTTCTGTCTATAAAGGTGATCTTGAAAATACCCCTGTTGCAATTAAGGTCTTAAATCCTGAAGCTGCTCAAGGAAGGAAACAGTTCCAACAAGAG GTTGAGGTACTAAGCTGCATTAGACATCCTAATATGGTTCTGCTCCTTGGTGCTTGTCCTGAATCTGGTTGCTTGGTGTATGAATACATGGACAATGGTACCTTAGAAGATAGATTGTTCCGGAAAGATAATTCACCACCTATGCCATGGAGGCTGCGGTTTAATATAGCTGCTGACATTGCAACTGCTCTCCTTTTCTTACACCAGGCGAAGCCGGAGCCGATTGTTCATCGTGATCTCAAACCAGCTAACATTCTTTTGGACAGGAATTATGTCACCAAAATCGCAGACATCGGTCTGGCAAGATTGGTTCCTCAATCTGTAGTGGACAATGTCACACAATATTACATGACCTCGGCTGCTGGAACATTCTGTTACATTGATCCTGAGTACCAACAAACTGGAATTTTGACCCCAAAATCGGATGTATATTCTTTGGGAGTAGTACTATTGCAGATAATCACAGCCAAACCTGCTATGGGACTTTCTCACCATGTTAGGAgggcaattgcaaaggaaaaatTTGAAGATATGCTTGATCCTATGTTGTTTGATTGGCCAGTTGAGAAGGCTCTAGAATTTGCCAACTTAGCATTGGCCTGTTGTGAGCTCAGAAAGAAGGACAGGCCGAATCTCGCAACCGTTGTGTTGCCGGAACTTAATCGGTTAAGAGAATTTGGAAGATAG
- the LOC112767047 gene encoding U-box domain-containing protein 52-like isoform X2, producing the protein MSNTKTTFVAVVRNDLVTVYEPDEDDVANVFGNLRGLCNRKAVQVKEAVIHESDVVRGIVEFASKNFIHTIVVGAPANKGAFSRILRGHQTDVPTALLKSAPDFSSVYVISKWKIVSVRSATRAIQHTLTPPRTPPRLWQSPPSTPTPSRIHHYPHSEPDMGGVRGIISFRDKPMSAGNSPLMGNTFEGTPPHLRHFSMDDCREISMDHNQTTNFSFSSEFSSASISSSTRDIDAEIRRLKQELQQTIDLYSTACKQAISAKKEAEMMRHLKMEGERRVEAIRMSQEAALAIAEREKARATAAWEMAEDAKKRAELETQRRRDAELKAAKEAEEKEMALTALAHTDMRCRRYTMEEIEAATEKFNPSRKIGEGGYGSVYKGDLENTPVAIKVLNPEAAQGRKQFQQEVEVLSCIRHPNMVLLLGACPESGCLVYEYMDNGTLEDRLFRKDNSPPMPWRLRFNIAADIATALLFLHQAKPEPIVHRDLKPANILLDRNYVTKIADIGLARLVPQSVVDNVTQYYMTSAAGTFCYIDPEYQQTGILTPKSDVYSLGVVLLQIITAKPAMGLSHHVRRAIAKEKFEDMLDPMLFDWPVEKALEFANLALACCELRKKDRPNLATVVLPELNRLREFGR; encoded by the exons ATGTCAAACACAAAGACAACATTTGTAGCCGTAG TTCGTAACGATCTCGTTACTGTTTATGAACCCGATGAAGACGATGTAGCCAATGTGTTCGGCAACTTACGTGGACTATGTAATCGAAAAGCT GTGCAAGTAAAAGAAGCCGTAATCCATGAAAGCGATGTTGTGAGAGGAATTGTGGAATTTGCAAGCAAGAATTTCATACACACTATTGTGGTTGGTGCACCAGCCAACAAGGGTGCTTTCTCaag AATATTGAGAGGGCATCAAACTGATGTGCCAACAGCATTGCTTAAATCAGCTCCAGATTTCAGTTCTGTATACGTGATTTCCAAATGGAAAATTGTGTCGGTTCGATCTGCAACACGTGCCATCCAACATACCCTTACCCCACCCAGAACTCCACCGCGGCTATGGCAATCACCACCCTCTACTCCTACTCCTTCCAGAATCCACCACTATCCACATAGTGAACCAGACATGGGAGGAGTAAG AGGAATAATCTCGTTCCGTGATAAGCCAATGAGTGCAGGAAATTCTCCATTAATGGGTAATACCTTTGAAGGAACACCTCCTCATCTACGACATTTCTCAATGGATGACTGTAGAGAAATATCAATGGATCACAACCAAACTACTAACTTCAGCTTCTCATCAGAATTCTCATCAGCCTCAATCTCTTCTTCTACT AGAGATATTGATGCAGAAATTAGAAGATTGAAGCAGGAACTGCAGCAAACTATAGACTTGTACAGCACAGCTTGCAAACAAGCCATCTCAGCCAAGAAAGAG GCTGAAATGATGCGGCATTTGAAAATGGAAGGGGAGAGAAGAGTTGAGGCGATTAGGATGTCTCAAGAGGCAGCTCTTGCCATTGCAGAAAGGGAGAAGGCAAGGGCCACGGCAGCATGGGAAATGGCAGAGGATGCGAAGAAGAGGGCTGAACTGGAAACACAGAGAAGAAGGGATGCAGAGTTGAAGGCGGCGAAAGAGGCagaggagaaggagatggcactAACTGCTTTGGCTCACACCGATATGCGATGCAGAAGATACACCATGGAGGAGATTGAAGCAGCTACAGAGAAGTTCAACCCTTCAAGAAAAATTGGAGAAGGTGGATATGGTTCTGTCTATAAAGGTGATCTTGAAAATACCCCTGTTGCAATTAAGGTCTTAAATCCTGAAGCTGCTCAAGGAAGGAAACAGTTCCAACAAGAG GTTGAGGTACTAAGCTGCATTAGACATCCTAATATGGTTCTGCTCCTTGGTGCTTGTCCTGAATCTGGTTGCTTGGTGTATGAATACATGGACAATGGTACCTTAGAAGATAGATTGTTCCGGAAAGATAATTCACCACCTATGCCATGGAGGCTGCGGTTTAATATAGCTGCTGACATTGCAACTGCTCTCCTTTTCTTACACCAGGCGAAGCCGGAGCCGATTGTTCATCGTGATCTCAAACCAGCTAACATTCTTTTGGACAGGAATTATGTCACCAAAATCGCAGACATCGGTCTGGCAAGATTGGTTCCTCAATCTGTAGTGGACAATGTCACACAATATTACATGACCTCGGCTGCTGGAACATTCTGTTACATTGATCCTGAGTACCAACAAACTGGAATTTTGACCCCAAAATCGGATGTATATTCTTTGGGAGTAGTACTATTGCAGATAATCACAGCCAAACCTGCTATGGGACTTTCTCACCATGTTAGGAgggcaattgcaaaggaaaaatTTGAAGATATGCTTGATCCTATGTTGTTTGATTGGCCAGTTGAGAAGGCTCTAGAATTTGCCAACTTAGCATTGGCCTGTTGTGAGCTCAGAAAGAAGGACAGGCCGAATCTCGCAACCGTTGTGTTGCCGGAACTTAATCGGTTAAGAGAATTTGGAAGATAG